The Meriones unguiculatus strain TT.TT164.6M chromosome 6, Bangor_MerUng_6.1, whole genome shotgun sequence genome has a window encoding:
- the Sdcbp gene encoding syntenin-1 isoform X1, translated as MSLYPSLEDLKVDKVIQAQNAFSANPANQALLMDVSAAPPPDGNLYPKLYPELSQYMGLTLNEEEICANMPIVSGAPTQGQLVARPSSVNYMVAPVTGNDAGIRRAEIKQGIREVILCKDQDGKIGLRLKSIDNGIFVQLVQANSPASLVGLRFGDQVLQINGENCAGWSSDKAHKVLKQAFGEKITMTIRDRPFERTVTMHKDSSGHVGFIFKSGKITSIVKDSSAARNGLLTDHHICEINGQNVIGLKDAQIADILSTAGTIVTITIMPAFIFEHIIKRMAPSIMKSLMDHTIPEV; from the exons ATGTCTCTTTATCCATCTCTTGAAGACTTGAAGGTAGACAAAGTAATTCAG gcTCAAAATGCCTTTTCTGCCAACCCTGCCAACCAAGCGCTTTTGATGGATGTTTCTGCTGCTCCCCCTCCAGATGGAA ATCTCTACCCTAAACTGTATCCAGAGCTCTCTCAATACATGGGACTGACgttaaatgaagaagaaatatgtGCAAATATGCCCATAGTCTCTGGAGCACCAACCCAAGGG CAGTTGGTAGCAAGACCATCCAGTGTGAACTATATGGTAGCACCTGTGACAGGTAATGATGCTGGAATCCGGAGAGCAGAAATTAAGCAAGGGATTCGTGAAGTCATTTTGTGTAAGGATCAAGATGGAAAAATTGGGCTCAGACTTAAGTCAATAGATAAT GGTATATTTGTTCAGCTAGTCCAGGCTAATTCCCCAGCCTCCTTGGTTGGTCTGAGATTTGGGGACCAGGTACTCCAGATCAATGGTGAAAACTGTGCAGGCTGGAGCTCTGATAAAGCTCACAAAGTGCTCAAGCAGGCCTTTGGAGAGAAGATTACCATGACCATTCGTGACAG GCCCTTTGAACGGACAGTTACTATGCATAAGGACAGCAGTGGGCATGTTGGTTTTATCTTTAAAAGTGGAAAAATCACATCCATAGTGAAAGATAGTTCTGCTGCCAGAAACGGCCTTCTCACTGATCATCACATCTGTGAGATCAATGGACAGAATGTCATTGGCTTGAAG GACGCTCAGATTGCAGATATACTGTCAACAGCTGGGACTATAGTTACCATCACAATCATGCCCGCTTTCATCTTTGAACACATTATTAAACG GATGGCACCAAGCATTATGAAAAGCCTGATGGATCACACCATTCCTGAGGTTTAA
- the Sdcbp gene encoding syntenin-1 isoform X2, translating to MSLYPSLEDLKVDKVIQAQNAFSANPANQALLMDVSAAPPPDGNLYPKLYPELSQYMGLTLNEEEICANMPIVSGAPTQGLVARPSSVNYMVAPVTGNDAGIRRAEIKQGIREVILCKDQDGKIGLRLKSIDNGIFVQLVQANSPASLVGLRFGDQVLQINGENCAGWSSDKAHKVLKQAFGEKITMTIRDRPFERTVTMHKDSSGHVGFIFKSGKITSIVKDSSAARNGLLTDHHICEINGQNVIGLKDAQIADILSTAGTIVTITIMPAFIFEHIIKRMAPSIMKSLMDHTIPEV from the exons ATGTCTCTTTATCCATCTCTTGAAGACTTGAAGGTAGACAAAGTAATTCAG gcTCAAAATGCCTTTTCTGCCAACCCTGCCAACCAAGCGCTTTTGATGGATGTTTCTGCTGCTCCCCCTCCAGATGGAA ATCTCTACCCTAAACTGTATCCAGAGCTCTCTCAATACATGGGACTGACgttaaatgaagaagaaatatgtGCAAATATGCCCATAGTCTCTGGAGCACCAACCCAAGGG TTGGTAGCAAGACCATCCAGTGTGAACTATATGGTAGCACCTGTGACAGGTAATGATGCTGGAATCCGGAGAGCAGAAATTAAGCAAGGGATTCGTGAAGTCATTTTGTGTAAGGATCAAGATGGAAAAATTGGGCTCAGACTTAAGTCAATAGATAAT GGTATATTTGTTCAGCTAGTCCAGGCTAATTCCCCAGCCTCCTTGGTTGGTCTGAGATTTGGGGACCAGGTACTCCAGATCAATGGTGAAAACTGTGCAGGCTGGAGCTCTGATAAAGCTCACAAAGTGCTCAAGCAGGCCTTTGGAGAGAAGATTACCATGACCATTCGTGACAG GCCCTTTGAACGGACAGTTACTATGCATAAGGACAGCAGTGGGCATGTTGGTTTTATCTTTAAAAGTGGAAAAATCACATCCATAGTGAAAGATAGTTCTGCTGCCAGAAACGGCCTTCTCACTGATCATCACATCTGTGAGATCAATGGACAGAATGTCATTGGCTTGAAG GACGCTCAGATTGCAGATATACTGTCAACAGCTGGGACTATAGTTACCATCACAATCATGCCCGCTTTCATCTTTGAACACATTATTAAACG GATGGCACCAAGCATTATGAAAAGCCTGATGGATCACACCATTCCTGAGGTTTAA